A genomic region of Kribbella sp. NBC_00382 contains the following coding sequences:
- a CDS encoding aspartate aminotransferase family protein, producing the protein MTHAELWERHQAVMPDWLALYYEQPIEIVKGSGRRVTDGEGKEYLDFFAGILTNAIGYDIAEISDAVREQLATGIAHTSTVYLIRRQIELAEKIAELSGIPDAKVFFTNSGTEANEAAMLFATQKRRSNQVLAMRNSYHGRGFGTVAITGNRGWSASSLSPVNVQYVQGAYRYRSPFKDLPDAEYIKVCVDDLRNVIDTGTAGDVACMIVEPIQGVGGFSSPPDGLYAAFKEVLDEYGILFISDEVQTGWGRTGDHFWGIQAHDVVPDAMTFAKGLGNGFAIGGVVARPELMDSLSANSLSTFGGNPISTSAAKATIDYLVDNDLQANAAKRGAQLLDGLRGISDEFPELGDVRGKGLMLATELINPADGKPDAPTTVKLQQEAMNRGLLIGKGGLYGNVLRMAPPMTLTEEETTEAIEILRDSFNTLR; encoded by the coding sequence ATGACACATGCGGAGCTGTGGGAGCGTCACCAGGCCGTCATGCCGGATTGGCTCGCCTTGTACTACGAGCAGCCGATCGAGATCGTCAAGGGATCCGGCCGCCGGGTCACCGACGGCGAGGGCAAGGAGTATCTGGACTTCTTCGCCGGCATCCTGACCAACGCGATCGGGTACGACATCGCGGAGATCTCCGACGCGGTTCGCGAGCAGCTGGCGACCGGGATCGCGCACACCTCGACCGTCTACCTGATCCGGCGGCAGATCGAGCTGGCCGAGAAGATCGCCGAGCTGTCCGGCATCCCGGACGCGAAGGTGTTCTTCACCAACTCCGGCACAGAGGCGAACGAGGCGGCGATGCTGTTCGCCACTCAGAAACGCCGCTCCAACCAGGTGCTGGCGATGCGCAACTCGTACCACGGCCGCGGCTTCGGCACGGTCGCGATCACCGGCAACCGTGGCTGGTCGGCGAGCAGCCTGTCGCCGGTCAACGTCCAGTACGTGCAGGGCGCTTATCGCTATCGCAGCCCCTTCAAGGACCTGCCGGACGCGGAGTACATCAAGGTCTGCGTCGACGATCTGCGCAACGTGATCGACACCGGTACTGCGGGCGACGTCGCCTGCATGATCGTCGAGCCGATCCAGGGGGTCGGCGGCTTCTCGTCCCCGCCCGACGGCCTGTACGCCGCGTTCAAGGAGGTGCTGGACGAGTACGGCATCCTCTTCATCTCCGACGAGGTGCAGACCGGCTGGGGCCGGACCGGCGACCACTTCTGGGGGATTCAGGCGCATGACGTCGTACCGGACGCGATGACGTTCGCGAAGGGTCTCGGCAACGGGTTCGCCATCGGTGGTGTGGTCGCACGCCCCGAGCTGATGGACAGCCTCAGCGCGAACAGCCTGTCCACCTTCGGCGGCAACCCGATCTCCACCAGCGCGGCGAAGGCGACGATCGACTACCTCGTCGACAACGACCTGCAGGCCAACGCCGCCAAGCGCGGTGCCCAGCTCCTCGACGGCCTTCGTGGCATCTCGGACGAGTTCCCCGAACTCGGCGATGTCCGCGGCAAGGGCCTGATGCTCGCCACCGAGCTGATCAACCCGGCCGACGGCAAGCCGGACGCGCCCACCACCGTCAAGCTCCAGCAAGAAGCGATGAACCGCGGCCTGCTGATCGGCAAGGGCGGCCTCTACGGCAACGTCCTCCGGATGGCCCCACCGATGACCCTGACCGAAGAAGAAACCACCGAGGCGATAGAGATCCTCCGGGACTCCTTCAACACGCTACGCTGA